A window of Vicinamibacteria bacterium contains these coding sequences:
- a CDS encoding aminotransferase class III-fold pyridoxal phosphate-dependent enzyme — translation MARKDSLKSRDHLQGVSELGLEYRRHAPQSWALQERASAVLVDGLSHGIRGIAGVAPRIVEARGAWIRDEEGHWILDFWQGHFANILGHNPECVTGPLAHALAERRGLQTGLVHESECQLAELLSRLTGAERVRFTTSGALATMFAVLLARAFTNRDLVLKVGGGWHGAQPWSLKGVRFQNGFQRPESEGLSAAVPAQVLVTRYNDPDALQDVFRRKGNQIACFIVEPFVGAGGLLPARPDFLLEARRLTEHYGALLILDEVISGFRFRAGDTGRLFGIRADLSLFGKILGGGMPLSAVTGRKEVMALLGEGSGRVRLPGGTFSAHPAALTAGRLMLEYLEKNQARLYPRLEALGEAARAIVERALGAEGIDALCSGGGNEALPPSSLVGVHFRCAEGGSLEAPDDVQDPELFDPVLGEKLLRLALLLEDVHVVHGVGALSLAHDDSDLAFLEAALHRAAGRMRPYLG, via the coding sequence ATGGCGAGGAAGGACAGTCTGAAGAGCCGGGACCATCTTCAGGGCGTCTCCGAGCTGGGGCTCGAGTACCGCCGCCACGCGCCGCAGTCCTGGGCACTCCAGGAGAGGGCGAGTGCTGTCCTAGTCGACGGTTTGAGCCACGGTATCCGTGGCATCGCAGGGGTTGCTCCCCGGATCGTCGAGGCCCGGGGCGCCTGGATTCGAGACGAGGAGGGTCACTGGATCCTGGACTTCTGGCAGGGACACTTCGCGAACATCCTCGGCCATAACCCAGAGTGCGTCACCGGGCCGCTTGCGCACGCCCTCGCGGAGCGGCGAGGTCTGCAGACCGGCCTCGTCCACGAGTCCGAGTGTCAACTGGCGGAGCTTCTTAGCCGGCTCACGGGTGCTGAACGGGTCCGCTTCACGACCAGCGGCGCGCTCGCCACGATGTTCGCCGTCCTTCTGGCCAGAGCCTTTACGAACCGAGATCTCGTCCTGAAAGTCGGCGGCGGGTGGCATGGAGCCCAGCCCTGGAGCCTCAAGGGCGTGCGCTTCCAGAATGGATTCCAACGGCCGGAGAGCGAGGGTCTCTCCGCGGCTGTACCCGCCCAGGTCTTGGTCACCCGCTACAACGATCCCGATGCGCTCCAGGACGTGTTCCGACGCAAGGGGAATCAGATCGCCTGCTTCATAGTCGAGCCGTTCGTGGGTGCGGGTGGCCTCCTACCCGCGCGCCCCGACTTCCTTTTGGAAGCTCGACGTCTCACCGAGCACTACGGTGCCCTCCTGATCCTAGACGAGGTGATCTCCGGCTTCCGCTTCCGGGCCGGGGACACCGGGCGCCTGTTCGGCATCCGAGCCGACCTGAGCCTTTTCGGAAAGATCTTGGGGGGCGGGATGCCGCTTTCCGCCGTGACCGGCCGGAAGGAGGTGATGGCCCTGCTCGGGGAGGGCTCGGGGCGGGTCAGGCTGCCCGGCGGTACGTTCTCAGCCCATCCGGCGGCCCTCACCGCCGGGAGGCTCATGCTCGAATACCTGGAGAAGAATCAGGCGCGTCTCTATCCGCGGCTCGAGGCGCTCGGCGAAGCCGCGCGGGCGATCGTGGAAAGGGCGCTGGGGGCAGAGGGCATCGACGCTCTCTGCAGCGGCGGCGGCAACGAGGCGCTGCCCCCGAGTTCGCTCGTCGGAGTCCATTTCCGATGCGCTGAGGGTGGGTCCCTTGAAGCGCCCGACGATGTTCAAGACCCGGAGCTATTCGATCCCGTCCTCGGAGAGAAGCTCTTGAGGCTTGCCCTGCTGCTGGAGGACGTGCACGTGGTGCACGGGGTAGGTGCGCTGTCATTGGCCCACGATGATTCCGATCTGGCTTTTCTGGAGGCCGCTCTTCACCGCGCCGCAGGCCGGATGAGGCCCTACCTAGGCTGA
- the rocD gene encoding ornithine--oxo-acid transaminase: MSEADMAVSRAQGLIAMEARYGAHNYHPLDVVIEKGQGVFLWDTEGKRYMDFLAAYSAVNQGHNHSRIAGALVEQVGRLALTSRAFRNDRFPPLLEKLCTLTGFDMALLMNSGAEAVETAIKAARKWGYDVKGIPYPEAEIVTFQGNFHGRTTTIVGFSSDPDSTSRFGPFTPGFRSVPFGDLEAVRRAIGPRTCAILVEPVQGEAGVIIPPRGFLRGLRELCDARGMLLLVDEIQSGLGRTGRMFGFEHEGIRPDGVTIGKALSGGFYPVSAFLARAEVMNVFTPGIHGSTFGGNPLACAVASAALDVLVEERLPERAAELGRHLARRLAQLGSPLVRAARSIGLWAGVDLHESAGGARKYCLALKDRGMLCKDTHEHTIRLAPPLVIKREELDWALDQLEEVLQGQ, encoded by the coding sequence ATGAGCGAAGCGGACATGGCTGTATCGCGAGCGCAGGGGCTCATCGCCATGGAGGCCCGATACGGAGCTCACAACTACCACCCTCTCGACGTCGTGATCGAGAAGGGACAAGGGGTCTTCCTCTGGGACACAGAGGGAAAGCGCTACATGGATTTCCTCGCCGCGTATTCCGCCGTCAACCAGGGCCACAACCATTCGCGCATCGCAGGAGCGCTCGTCGAGCAGGTTGGCCGGCTGGCCCTGACCTCCCGCGCTTTCCGCAACGACCGGTTCCCGCCTTTGCTCGAGAAGCTCTGCACGCTCACCGGCTTCGACATGGCCCTGCTGATGAACAGCGGTGCGGAAGCCGTGGAAACGGCGATCAAAGCCGCACGAAAGTGGGGATACGACGTCAAGGGCATCCCTTACCCGGAAGCGGAGATCGTGACCTTTCAGGGCAACTTCCACGGACGCACCACGACAATCGTCGGGTTCTCGAGTGATCCCGACAGCACCAGCCGGTTCGGCCCGTTCACGCCGGGGTTCCGAAGCGTCCCTTTCGGCGACCTCGAGGCGGTGCGCCGAGCGATCGGGCCCCGCACGTGTGCCATCCTGGTCGAACCCGTGCAGGGCGAGGCGGGGGTCATCATCCCGCCCCGCGGCTTCCTGCGCGGTCTGCGGGAGCTGTGCGACGCGCGCGGGATGCTCCTGCTCGTCGACGAGATCCAATCCGGTCTCGGCCGGACCGGCCGCATGTTCGGTTTTGAGCACGAGGGGATCCGACCGGATGGGGTGACGATCGGCAAAGCGCTCTCCGGCGGCTTCTATCCCGTGTCCGCCTTCCTCGCCCGCGCAGAGGTGATGAACGTATTCACGCCAGGGATTCACGGGTCCACCTTTGGCGGCAACCCCCTCGCATGCGCGGTGGCCTCGGCCGCCCTCGACGTGCTCGTGGAAGAGCGACTGCCCGAGCGCGCGGCCGAGCTGGGCCGGCACCTCGCACGGCGGCTGGCTCAGCTCGGGTCGCCTCTCGTCCGGGCCGCGCGCTCCATCGGCCTCTGGGCCGGCGTTGACCTGCACGAGTCGGCGGGCGGCGCGCGGAAGTACTGCCTCGCGCTCAAGGATCGGGGGATGCTCTGCAAGGACACCCACGAGCACACCATCCGGCTGGCGCCCCCCCTGGTCATCAAGCGCGAGGAGCTGGACTGGGCGCTGGACCAGCTCGAAGAAGTGCTGCAGGGTCAGTAG
- a CDS encoding GntR family transcriptional regulator — MSDTLSGLSIRRVSTADQVASLMRQRILRGEFKPGTSLREVVIAAAIGVSRNTLREALRILVQEGLVRHSVHRGITVTQLSPESVADIYRIRRLFEVLAVEKGTPTSEGLEPLATIVERLEAAAEKQDWPALVEADMQFHCAIVSLLASERLDGFFRNLLSELRIGLVAVDRESSDLRQMSGEHRKFYQLLKEGKRKECGRVLTSHLEEAERRVKAVMGSLAVPKAD; from the coding sequence ATGAGCGATACGCTCTCGGGACTCTCCATCCGGCGGGTGAGCACGGCGGACCAAGTGGCCTCCCTGATGAGGCAGCGGATCCTGCGCGGGGAATTCAAACCGGGGACCTCGCTGCGAGAAGTTGTGATCGCGGCCGCCATCGGCGTGTCTCGCAACACGCTGCGCGAGGCGTTGCGCATCCTGGTCCAGGAAGGCCTGGTGCGGCACAGCGTCCACCGCGGAATCACGGTGACTCAGCTGAGCCCGGAATCGGTAGCCGACATCTATCGCATACGCCGCCTGTTCGAAGTGCTCGCCGTAGAGAAGGGCACGCCCACCAGTGAAGGCCTGGAACCCCTTGCGACCATCGTCGAGCGGCTGGAAGCTGCGGCCGAAAAGCAGGACTGGCCCGCCCTCGTCGAGGCGGACATGCAATTCCACTGCGCCATCGTGAGCCTTCTTGCCAGCGAGCGGCTGGACGGGTTCTTCCGTAACCTCCTCTCCGAGCTCAGGATCGGGCTTGTCGCCGTGGATCGGGAGTCCAGTGACCTCAGGCAAATGTCCGGCGAGCACCGCAAGTTCTACCAGCTACTGAAAGAGGGCAAGCGGAAAGAGTGCGGCCGCGTCCTGACCTCCCACCTCGAGGAGGCCGAGCGTCGCGTCAAGGCGGTCATGGGCTCGCTCGCCGTTCCCAAGGCGGATTGA
- a CDS encoding MBL fold metallo-hydrolase: MPHLGCTQSPCRDAFAGRLRREKVSSIGVVSRSLGKAYLFDATPDFPAQVDTLTGGRVPDGIFLTHAHIGHYTGLMYLGKEGIGSHDTRVFCTTRMARYLRENGPWSRLVADRNIALSELRLDQPLELEAGLKVSAFKVPHRDELSDTVGYRIQGPTATAVFIPDTDGWEKWDRSLRRLGDEVDLLLVDGTFSGTEEVKGRSFDEIPHPLVPHTRELLRGTRARLWFIHLNHNNPLLNNAEDVLREGMEFAL, translated from the coding sequence ATGCCGCACCTTGGCTGCACCCAGTCCCCGTGCAGGGACGCCTTTGCCGGGCGGCTCCGCAGGGAGAAGGTCTCATCGATAGGCGTCGTAAGCCGCTCCTTGGGGAAGGCCTACCTTTTCGACGCCACCCCGGACTTCCCGGCGCAAGTTGACACGCTGACCGGCGGCCGCGTGCCGGACGGGATCTTTCTCACGCATGCTCACATCGGCCACTACACTGGCCTGATGTATCTCGGCAAAGAAGGGATCGGCTCCCACGATACCCGCGTCTTCTGCACGACGCGCATGGCACGATACCTCAGAGAGAACGGCCCCTGGAGCCGCCTGGTGGCGGACCGAAACATCGCGTTAAGCGAACTGCGGCTGGATCAGCCGCTTGAGCTAGAGGCCGGTCTTAAGGTCTCGGCGTTCAAAGTGCCCCATCGCGACGAGCTCAGCGATACGGTGGGATACCGGATCCAGGGACCCACTGCCACCGCGGTGTTCATCCCCGACACCGACGGTTGGGAGAAGTGGGATCGTAGTCTCCGCCGGCTCGGAGACGAGGTGGATCTTCTTCTAGTGGACGGTACGTTCAGCGGCACCGAGGAGGTGAAGGGCCGGAGCTTCGATGAGATACCCCACCCGCTGGTGCCGCACACGCGTGAGCTGCTGCGGGGAACGCGGGCCCGCCTGTGGTTCATCCACCTCAATCACAACAATCCCCTACTGAACAACGCCGAAGACGTGCTGAGGGAGGGGATGGAGTTCGCTTTGTAG
- a CDS encoding aminotransferase class I/II-fold pyridoxal phosphate-dependent enzyme — MQIEAFAMERWQSEWENLVSHNLSESGVHSMRVRELLGDDGAQELLSQGLHYGQSNGSDELRAAIAGLYPGATPENVVVTNGSAEANFVSAWRLVEPRDEVVMVLPNYMQLPGTVRALGATVVPVPLSEEKGWSLDPDTLRKAVGPKTRLIAVCNPNNPTGAILSEADMRALVEAAGRHGSWILADEIYRGAEREGPETPSFWGRYDRLLVNCGLSKAYGLPGLRIGWVVGPNKTVEELWARKDYTTIFPGILSDLLARKALAMRDRILERTRGILRANYPTLGAWLAARANRFRVVPPRAGAIAYVHYSMPINSTELVTRLKDEESVLVVAGDHFGMDGYLRIGFGNEPADLQKGLARIDSFLARLSS, encoded by the coding sequence ATGCAAATCGAAGCCTTCGCGATGGAGCGCTGGCAGTCTGAGTGGGAAAACCTCGTCTCCCACAACCTCTCGGAGAGCGGCGTTCACTCCATGCGTGTACGAGAGCTGCTGGGCGACGACGGGGCCCAGGAGCTGCTATCGCAGGGTTTGCACTACGGACAGTCGAACGGGAGCGACGAGCTGCGCGCCGCGATTGCTGGCCTCTACCCCGGAGCGACGCCCGAGAACGTGGTGGTGACCAACGGCTCCGCCGAGGCCAACTTCGTCTCTGCCTGGCGGTTGGTGGAGCCCAGGGACGAAGTAGTGATGGTCCTCCCGAACTACATGCAGCTTCCCGGCACGGTGCGTGCGCTCGGAGCCACCGTGGTACCGGTCCCGCTGTCCGAGGAGAAGGGCTGGAGTCTGGACCCGGACACCCTGCGGAAGGCCGTAGGACCGAAGACGCGCCTAATCGCCGTCTGCAACCCCAACAACCCCACGGGGGCCATCCTGTCGGAGGCGGACATGCGCGCGCTCGTCGAAGCGGCGGGGCGCCATGGGTCCTGGATCCTGGCCGACGAGATCTATCGGGGAGCGGAGCGGGAAGGGCCGGAGACCCCTAGCTTCTGGGGACGCTACGACCGGCTCCTCGTGAACTGTGGGCTCAGCAAGGCCTACGGCCTTCCCGGCCTACGCATCGGCTGGGTGGTTGGCCCGAACAAGACGGTCGAAGAGCTCTGGGCCCGCAAGGACTACACGACGATCTTCCCGGGCATTCTCTCGGATCTCCTGGCGCGGAAGGCCCTGGCGATGCGGGATCGCATCCTAGAGAGGACCCGAGGGATCCTCAGGGCAAACTACCCTACGCTTGGGGCATGGCTGGCGGCGCGAGCGAACCGCTTCCGCGTGGTGCCCCCCCGCGCCGGCGCCATCGCGTACGTGCACTACTCGATGCCCATCAATTCCACCGAGCTGGTCACGCGCCTCAAGGACGAGGAGAGCGTCCTGGTCGTGGCGGGCGACCACTTCGGGATGGACGGGTACCTTAGGATCGGGTTTGGTAACGAACCTGCGGACCTTCAGAAGGGCCTCGCCCGTATCGACTCCTTCTTGGCCCGACTGAGTTCCTGA
- a CDS encoding indolepyruvate ferredoxin oxidoreductase family protein, which produces MNRDAPSTPLALGDRYRREEGSVYLTGMQALVRLPIDQSRRDRKAGLRIGTFISGYPGSPLGGYDLALGQAGGLLPQHDILHVPGANEELAATAISGTQMLDHYPHSTVDGVVALWYGKGPGVDRSGDALHHGNFAGTSRNGAVVVLSGEDHEAKSSTMPHQQDYAFMGHAMPILYPASTGEFLTLGLHAIALSRYSGCWVAMKLVSQLADGGQIVEVGPHRPRLVRPELEIDGRPFQKSTDFRFFPGLTIETERRLYYERHQAVLAYARANSLDGIEVTGPSDAMGVITAGKSWADLKQALLDLGLGPPALHALGVRLLRMSLTYPVDARLVQGFARGLREIVVIEEKRGFLEAQVKEALYGAPFSPQIVGKSDENGSPLMPIHSGMDADVIASALGPRLLRLAQPHPELAGRIGRRLAAIAAVRDRAERSAEALSLAVGRTPNYCSGCPHNVSTRLLPGQLAWGSPGCHSFASVIEQPERQVVSMTQLGGEGLPWIGLAPYASRKHIVQNVGDGSLFHSSYLNIRFCVAAGVNITFKLLYNGVVANTGGQSPVGGKSIPDLTRLFEIEGVRRTAVVTETPAAYRRASLAANARVYGVDHQDEAMEQLAGTQGVTVFIYDGFCANERRRQQKRGKATPPTRFVMINEEVCEGCGHCGALTNCMSLHRVNTEFGEKTRVHASSCNQDYSCLGGDCPAFVTVETAPGTGYRKPVPPALALEDLPPDHSQRVISRPYHIYAPGVGGTGVVTLNAILSWAALIDGLRALSYDQLGAAQKWGPVLSSLVVFPATQEAAANKVGLGQADLYLALDLLAAGTAANLSRCDPTRTNSVVNTSMLPSGEMVRDVHFAPPLRPLADAIASQTTREIIFVAARHLAEGLFGDHMATNLLVLGVAYQAGWLPLSATSIEKAIALNGVDADLNIQAFRYGRLWLVSPRRVEDLAGGGDAQSRLSETESQAALGPRDLQALAAELDRCRHLDEETRRLLSIRIRELIRYQDARYARGYVDFVLQTALRETHATPGRGEITREVARHLYKLMAYKDEYEVARLHTKDSLAVRVRGLFKAPTRVVFHLHPPALRALGLKKKLALGPWFVPALRILRGLRRLRGTAFDPFGYSAMRREERRLIRWYRDLIDAALACLEPETHSRVMELARLPDLIRGYEKLKSANAERVSTQAGALLTELRAGRQP; this is translated from the coding sequence ATGAATAGAGACGCCCCCTCCACTCCACTCGCTCTCGGCGACCGCTATCGCCGCGAAGAGGGTTCGGTCTACCTCACGGGGATGCAGGCACTGGTGCGCCTCCCCATCGACCAGAGCCGCCGCGACAGAAAGGCCGGGCTTCGCATCGGCACGTTTATCAGCGGCTATCCGGGATCCCCTTTGGGTGGCTACGACCTCGCGCTGGGGCAGGCCGGCGGTCTCTTGCCCCAGCATGACATCCTCCACGTGCCCGGCGCCAACGAAGAGCTCGCGGCGACGGCGATCAGCGGGACGCAGATGCTCGACCACTACCCTCATTCCACGGTCGACGGCGTGGTCGCCCTCTGGTACGGCAAAGGGCCGGGCGTCGATCGGAGCGGTGACGCCCTCCATCACGGCAATTTCGCGGGCACGAGCCGCAATGGTGCGGTCGTGGTGCTCTCAGGAGAGGACCACGAGGCGAAGAGCTCTACCATGCCGCACCAGCAGGACTACGCGTTCATGGGCCACGCGATGCCCATCCTCTACCCGGCCTCCACCGGAGAGTTCCTGACTCTCGGCCTTCATGCCATCGCCCTCTCCCGCTACTCCGGCTGCTGGGTGGCCATGAAGCTAGTGTCCCAGCTCGCTGACGGCGGGCAGATCGTGGAGGTGGGTCCGCACCGCCCACGCCTGGTGAGGCCCGAACTGGAGATTGATGGTCGGCCGTTTCAGAAATCCACGGATTTTCGTTTCTTCCCGGGTCTCACGATCGAAACGGAGAGGCGCCTCTACTACGAGCGTCACCAGGCCGTACTCGCGTATGCGCGGGCCAACTCGCTGGACGGGATAGAGGTCACCGGCCCAAGTGACGCGATGGGGGTAATCACGGCCGGCAAGTCATGGGCCGACCTGAAGCAGGCCCTCCTCGACCTGGGACTGGGCCCACCCGCCCTGCACGCCTTGGGTGTTCGGCTGCTGCGCATGAGCCTGACTTATCCAGTTGATGCCCGGCTGGTCCAGGGCTTTGCGCGCGGCCTCCGCGAGATCGTCGTGATCGAGGAGAAGCGCGGCTTTCTCGAGGCTCAGGTCAAAGAGGCGCTATACGGTGCGCCCTTCTCACCGCAGATCGTGGGCAAGTCCGACGAGAACGGGTCGCCCCTGATGCCGATCCACAGCGGCATGGATGCAGACGTCATCGCCAGCGCCCTCGGGCCTCGCCTGCTCCGCCTGGCCCAGCCACACCCCGAGCTTGCGGGGCGCATCGGCAGGAGGCTGGCCGCGATCGCGGCGGTGCGCGACCGGGCGGAGAGGTCCGCGGAGGCACTCTCGCTGGCCGTCGGCCGGACTCCAAACTACTGCTCGGGCTGTCCCCACAACGTGTCCACCCGCCTCCTGCCTGGGCAACTCGCGTGGGGAAGCCCTGGTTGCCACTCGTTCGCCTCCGTCATCGAGCAGCCGGAGCGGCAAGTTGTCTCCATGACCCAGCTCGGCGGCGAAGGGCTCCCGTGGATCGGCCTCGCTCCTTATGCCTCCCGCAAACACATCGTCCAGAACGTGGGCGACGGATCCCTGTTCCACTCGAGCTACCTGAACATCCGTTTCTGCGTGGCCGCCGGTGTGAACATCACCTTTAAGCTCCTCTACAACGGTGTGGTCGCGAACACCGGCGGGCAGTCGCCGGTCGGTGGCAAGAGCATCCCGGACCTCACTCGCCTCTTCGAGATCGAAGGCGTGAGGCGGACGGCGGTGGTGACCGAGACCCCTGCCGCCTATCGCCGCGCCTCCCTGGCCGCCAATGCTCGCGTCTACGGTGTCGATCATCAGGACGAAGCGATGGAGCAGCTCGCCGGAACGCAGGGAGTGACGGTCTTCATCTACGACGGGTTCTGCGCAAACGAGCGGCGCCGGCAGCAGAAGCGGGGGAAGGCGACGCCGCCCACTCGGTTCGTGATGATCAATGAGGAAGTCTGCGAGGGCTGCGGTCACTGCGGCGCCTTGACCAACTGCATGTCCCTCCACAGAGTGAACACGGAGTTCGGCGAGAAGACACGGGTGCACGCATCATCGTGCAACCAGGACTATTCCTGCCTCGGGGGCGACTGTCCCGCGTTCGTGACCGTCGAGACGGCGCCCGGCACCGGATATCGCAAACCGGTGCCCCCTGCGCTGGCCCTCGAAGACCTGCCGCCTGACCACAGCCAAAGAGTCATCTCCCGGCCCTACCACATCTACGCACCAGGGGTCGGGGGCACGGGAGTCGTGACCCTCAACGCAATCCTTTCCTGGGCGGCGTTGATCGACGGTCTGCGGGCTCTGAGCTACGACCAACTCGGCGCTGCCCAGAAGTGGGGGCCGGTTCTTTCCAGCCTGGTGGTCTTTCCCGCCACCCAGGAGGCCGCCGCCAACAAGGTCGGGCTCGGTCAGGCCGACCTCTACCTTGCCCTGGACCTCTTGGCGGCCGGCACCGCCGCCAACCTGAGCCGTTGCGATCCGACGCGCACCAACTCGGTTGTGAACACGAGCATGCTGCCGAGCGGCGAGATGGTTCGTGACGTGCACTTTGCCCCTCCCCTCCGGCCTCTGGCCGACGCCATCGCGAGTCAAACCACCCGAGAGATCATATTCGTGGCAGCGCGGCACCTCGCCGAGGGCCTGTTCGGCGATCACATGGCCACGAACCTCCTGGTCCTCGGCGTGGCCTACCAGGCCGGGTGGCTCCCGCTGAGTGCGACCAGCATCGAGAAGGCTATCGCTCTCAATGGCGTCGACGCAGATCTCAACATCCAGGCTTTCCGCTATGGGCGACTCTGGTTAGTTTCTCCCCGGCGCGTCGAGGACCTGGCGGGGGGAGGAGATGCCCAGAGCCGCCTGTCCGAGACGGAATCACAGGCGGCGCTCGGCCCGCGAGACCTCCAGGCGCTCGCGGCGGAGCTCGATCGCTGCCGCCATCTCGACGAGGAGACGAGGCGCCTGCTGTCGATCCGCATCCGTGAGCTGATCCGGTACCAGGACGCCCGCTATGCGCGGGGGTACGTGGACTTCGTGCTTCAGACCGCCCTTCGCGAGACGCACGCGACGCCGGGGCGAGGGGAGATCACTCGGGAGGTGGCACGGCACCTCTACAAGCTCATGGCCTACAAGGACGAGTACGAGGTGGCTCGCCTCCACACGAAGGACTCGCTCGCGGTGCGCGTCCGAGGGCTCTTCAAAGCCCCCACCCGGGTGGTGTTCCACCTGCATCCGCCTGCACTGCGGGCGCTCGGCTTGAAGAAGAAGCTCGCGTTGGGCCCCTGGTTCGTGCCCGCCCTGCGGATACTCCGCGGGCTGCGGCGGCTCCGGGGCACCGCCTTCGACCCCTTCGGCTACTCGGCCATGCGACGTGAAGAGCGGAGGCTCATCCGCTGGTACCGCGACCTCATCGATGCGGCACTGGCCTGCCTTGAGCCGGAGACCCATTCCCGAGTCATGGAGCTGGCCCGGCTGCCGGATCTCATCCGTGGTTACGAGAAGCTGAAGTCCGCGAACGCGGAGCGGGTGTCCACCCAGGCTGGGGCTCTGCTGACGGAGCTCCGCGCGGGCCGCCAGCCGTAG
- a CDS encoding serine hydrolase domain-containing protein — translation MMRWLTGPVLASLIVTTGYAAAPTPDVQDAAGQLETFGARLEGVGFSGALLVAKDGRILLSKAYGYADRARGIRNTVDTVFPVGSITKQFTAAGILALEQRGALSTGDPITKYFRDVPPDKVGITIHHLLTHSSGLVGSLGGDKEPIGWDDFFKLVMKSKLLWPPGTKYEYSNVGFSVLAGIIEHVSGQPWERFLRENLFLPAGMQQTGCVLPKFAPDMVPHGYQDDDDVGTFIADYGPEGPYWHLRGNGGINSTIGDMYRWHQALLGDTVLSAESRRKAFTPYVREGDDADSFYGYGWALFKSPRGTNIVTHNGGNGIFTAEMIRFVDEGVVVYGAANDSAFAAWEQTPRLAALLFGGTVEVPPAVVALPGPALEELVGHYTVPSGSGFDLQKHGGGLLALPDGQEAVNALAAVRPQSQARYATVAANTQTLLERIVAGRTSTADGDSAWDVSEEMYRREQARRQRLESDLGRLKAAHVLGTLPAPEGRGRVIARLDFAKGSRYLRCLWGPGGRLWHIRELGQPVGVQLFSESPTVLFSYTPSSGGIRRVEIVRRVDGRVEALALQTPSGPVRATRMSPKPSSGSSGSGESERKP, via the coding sequence ATGATGCGCTGGCTGACAGGACCCGTACTGGCGAGCCTGATTGTGACGACGGGGTATGCTGCCGCCCCCACTCCCGATGTGCAAGATGCGGCGGGCCAGCTCGAGACGTTCGGAGCGCGGCTCGAGGGGGTGGGCTTCTCCGGAGCCCTCCTCGTCGCCAAGGATGGACGCATCCTCCTCTCAAAGGCCTACGGCTACGCTGATCGGGCTCGAGGCATTCGCAACACGGTGGACACCGTCTTCCCGGTGGGCTCGATCACGAAGCAATTCACTGCTGCGGGGATCCTCGCGCTGGAGCAGCGCGGCGCGCTCAGCACGGGCGATCCAATTACCAAGTACTTCCGCGATGTTCCTCCGGACAAGGTAGGCATCACCATCCACCACCTGCTGACCCACAGCTCGGGGTTGGTGGGGAGCCTCGGTGGGGATAAGGAGCCAATCGGCTGGGACGATTTCTTCAAGCTTGTGATGAAGAGCAAGCTGCTCTGGCCGCCCGGAACAAAGTACGAATACTCCAACGTCGGTTTCAGCGTCCTGGCCGGGATCATCGAGCACGTGTCGGGCCAGCCCTGGGAGCGCTTCCTCAGAGAAAACCTTTTTCTCCCGGCCGGAATGCAACAGACGGGCTGCGTGCTCCCGAAGTTCGCTCCCGATATGGTCCCCCACGGCTACCAAGACGACGACGACGTGGGGACCTTCATAGCTGACTACGGCCCCGAGGGGCCGTATTGGCACCTCCGCGGCAACGGCGGCATCAACTCGACGATCGGCGACATGTACCGCTGGCACCAAGCGCTTCTCGGGGATACCGTCCTCTCGGCGGAGTCGCGCCGCAAGGCCTTTACCCCCTACGTGCGAGAGGGCGACGACGCCGATTCGTTCTACGGGTATGGCTGGGCGCTGTTCAAGTCGCCCCGCGGCACAAACATCGTCACGCACAACGGCGGAAACGGTATCTTTACGGCGGAAATGATCCGCTTCGTGGACGAGGGGGTTGTGGTGTACGGCGCCGCGAACGACTCGGCTTTTGCCGCATGGGAGCAGACTCCCCGCCTAGCCGCGCTCCTGTTCGGCGGTACGGTGGAAGTGCCGCCCGCGGTCGTGGCGTTGCCCGGGCCGGCCCTCGAGGAGCTGGTCGGGCACTACACGGTGCCATCCGGGTCCGGCTTCGACCTACAAAAGCATGGTGGCGGATTGTTGGCCCTGCCGGACGGACAGGAGGCCGTGAACGCCCTGGCGGCTGTTCGTCCGCAGTCCCAGGCCCGCTATGCGACGGTGGCCGCGAACACGCAGACCCTCCTGGAGAGGATCGTTGCGGGGCGGACCAGCACCGCTGATGGTGACTCCGCCTGGGACGTCAGCGAGGAAATGTACCGACGCGAACAAGCGCGCCGTCAGCGCCTGGAGAGCGACCTCGGACGCCTGAAAGCTGCCCATGTACTCGGCACCCTGCCCGCCCCGGAGGGGAGGGGCCGGGTCATTGCGCGGCTCGACTTTGCGAAGGGCTCCCGGTATCTCCGTTGTCTCTGGGGGCCCGGTGGCCGACTCTGGCACATCCGTGAGCTAGGCCAACCGGTGGGAGTCCAGCTCTTCTCGGAGTCGCCGACCGTCCTTTTCTCGTACACTCCTTCTAGCGGCGGCATCCGTCGTGTCGAGATCGTGAGGAGGGTCGACGGCCGTGTGGAGGCACTTGCGCTGCAGACGCCGTCGGGCCCCGTACGCGCTACCCGGATGTCCCCGAAACCGTCGTCGGGATCGTCCGGATCCGGAGAAAGCGAGCGGAAGCCATGA